A genomic window from Rhizobium sp. EC-SD404 includes:
- the cobA gene encoding uroporphyrinogen-III C-methyltransferase, with product MRQSSSPFAGLPELLPGHVWLVGAGPGDPGLMSMLAVHALMQADVVVHDALVDETCLQWARPGAEMIFAGKRGGKPSPKQRDISLRLVELARAGRRVLRLKGGDPFVFGRGGEEALTLVEHEVPFRIVPGITSGIGGLAYAGIPVTHRETNHTVTFLTGHDSSGLVPDRIDWNAVAKGSPVLVMYMAMKHIGVIVEKLLEAGRGADEPMAFVCNASTAEQRVLVTTLGQALPALEDAGLAPPAIVVLGEVVRLRAGLDWLGALGGKALTADPMGDRSDQKRDAG from the coding sequence TTGAGGCAATCATCATCGCCTTTTGCCGGCCTGCCCGAGCTTCTGCCCGGCCATGTCTGGCTGGTCGGCGCCGGCCCCGGCGATCCCGGCCTGATGTCGATGCTCGCGGTCCATGCGCTGATGCAGGCCGATGTGGTCGTGCATGATGCGCTGGTCGATGAAACGTGCCTGCAATGGGCGCGGCCGGGTGCCGAGATGATCTTCGCCGGCAAGCGCGGCGGCAAGCCTTCGCCGAAGCAGCGGGACATTTCGCTCCGGCTCGTCGAGCTGGCGCGCGCCGGACGCCGCGTCCTGAGATTGAAGGGCGGCGATCCGTTCGTGTTTGGCCGGGGCGGGGAAGAGGCGCTGACGCTCGTGGAGCACGAGGTGCCGTTCCGCATCGTGCCGGGCATCACGTCGGGCATCGGCGGTCTGGCCTATGCGGGCATTCCCGTGACCCACCGCGAGACGAACCACACGGTGACCTTTCTCACCGGCCATGATTCGTCCGGCCTCGTGCCGGACCGGATCGACTGGAACGCCGTCGCGAAGGGATCGCCGGTCCTCGTCATGTACATGGCGATGAAGCATATCGGCGTCATCGTCGAAAAGCTTTTGGAGGCCGGTCGTGGGGCGGACGAGCCGATGGCGTTCGTCTGCAATGCTTCGACGGCCGAGCAGCGCGTTCTCGTCACGACGCTCGGGCAGGCGCTTCCGGCGCTTGAGGATGCCGGGCTGGCACCGCCGGCGATCGTCGTTCTGGGCGAAGTCGTGCGGCTGCGCGCAGGCCTCGACTGGCTGGGCGCACTCGGCGGCAAGGCGCTGACAGCCGATCCGATGGGCGATCGGAGCGACCAGAAGCGGGACGCCGGCTGA
- a CDS encoding cobyrinate a,c-diamide synthase has product MAGFLIAAPSSGQGKTTVTLGILRALKRRGIALTPGKAGPDYIDPAFHTAAAGSACFNYDPWAMRPELMLANASLQMAGGKLFVVEAMMGLFDAAADGRGSSGDLARLMRLPVVFVVDASKMSHSIAALVRGFARFDAGVMIAGVILNNVASERHAAMLRDALDRAGISVFGTLMRDPALKLPERHLGLVQAQEHEGLEAFIECAADAVTVGVDLDAVLRTAGLFRQPESEANIDRLPPPGHRIAVAQDVAFAFAYTHMLFGWRRRGAEVSFFSPLADEAPPADCDAIYLPGGYPELYAGQLAAATRFRDGMTASRDRGAAILGECGGYMVLGDGLIDADGIEHPMLGMLSLTTCFAERRRHLGYRVLTPLEGAPFTARLNAHEFHYATIVREEGDRLFSVTDALGTDLGHVGLRRGRVAGSFMHLIDLASDA; this is encoded by the coding sequence ATGGCAGGCTTCCTGATAGCAGCGCCGAGCTCGGGGCAGGGCAAGACGACGGTCACGCTCGGGATCCTGCGCGCGCTCAAGCGGCGCGGCATCGCGCTGACGCCGGGCAAAGCCGGCCCCGACTACATCGATCCGGCATTCCACACGGCTGCCGCAGGTTCTGCCTGTTTCAATTACGACCCCTGGGCCATGCGCCCCGAACTCATGCTTGCCAATGCCAGCCTGCAGATGGCGGGCGGCAAGCTTTTCGTGGTGGAAGCCATGATGGGGCTCTTTGACGCGGCGGCAGACGGGCGGGGCTCGTCCGGCGATCTCGCACGGCTCATGCGGCTGCCGGTCGTCTTCGTCGTAGATGCATCGAAGATGTCGCATTCCATCGCGGCGCTCGTTCGGGGCTTTGCCCGCTTCGACGCGGGTGTGATGATCGCCGGCGTGATCCTCAACAATGTCGCGAGCGAGCGTCATGCGGCGATGCTGCGGGATGCGCTCGACCGAGCGGGCATTTCCGTGTTCGGCACGCTGATGCGCGACCCGGCCTTGAAACTGCCCGAGCGACATCTCGGTCTTGTCCAGGCGCAGGAGCACGAGGGGCTCGAAGCGTTCATTGAGTGCGCCGCCGATGCGGTGACGGTCGGCGTCGATCTCGATGCCGTACTGCGCACAGCGGGACTTTTCCGGCAGCCGGAGAGCGAGGCCAATATCGACCGCTTGCCGCCGCCGGGACACCGCATTGCGGTGGCGCAGGATGTCGCTTTCGCTTTCGCCTATACGCACATGCTTTTTGGCTGGCGGCGCCGCGGCGCGGAGGTCTCGTTCTTTTCGCCGCTCGCCGACGAAGCCCCGCCGGCCGATTGCGACGCCATCTACCTGCCGGGCGGGTATCCCGAGTTGTACGCGGGGCAGCTTGCTGCGGCGACGCGGTTTCGCGACGGAATGACCGCTTCACGCGACCGAGGAGCGGCGATCCTCGGGGAATGTGGTGGCTACATGGTGCTGGGTGACGGGCTTATCGATGCCGACGGTATCGAACATCCGATGCTCGGCATGCTGTCGCTGACGACGTGTTTTGCCGAACGTCGGCGCCATCTCGGCTACCGCGTGCTGACGCCCCTTGAAGGCGCGCCGTTCACCGCGCGCCTGAACGCACATGAGTTTCACTATGCGACGATCGTACGGGAGGAGGGCGACCGGCTCTTTTCAGTGACGGATGCACTCGGCACCGATCTGGGACATGTGGGTTTGCGGCGCGGGCGCGTGGCGGGCTCCTTCATGCATTTGATCGACCTTGCGAGTGATGCATGA
- the cobM gene encoding precorrin-4 C(11)-methyltransferase, with amino-acid sequence MTVYFIGAGPGAPDLITVRGLRLIERCPVCLYAGSLVPEEIVKAAPEGARVMDTAPMHLDEIIKEIVAAHQRGEDVARVHSGDPSIYGAVAEQMRRLDALGIDFEIVPGVPAFAAAAAKLKTELTLPEIAQTVIVTRTGMKASAMPEGEQLEILGRSGATLAIHLSIRNLVYIREALEPYYGADCPVVIAYRATWPDELYIRTTLAGMKDAVREAKITRTALVMVGKVFGDVEFRDSALYDADYAHVLRNRGKKQRATS; translated from the coding sequence ATGACGGTCTATTTCATCGGAGCCGGGCCCGGAGCGCCGGATCTCATCACCGTGCGCGGCCTCAGGCTCATCGAGCGCTGCCCGGTCTGCCTCTATGCCGGATCGCTGGTGCCGGAAGAGATCGTGAAGGCTGCACCGGAGGGTGCGCGCGTCATGGATACCGCGCCGATGCATCTCGATGAGATCATCAAGGAGATCGTGGCCGCGCATCAGCGCGGAGAGGACGTTGCCCGCGTGCATTCCGGCGACCCGTCGATCTACGGCGCGGTTGCCGAACAGATGCGCCGGCTCGACGCGCTCGGCATCGATTTCGAAATCGTGCCGGGCGTTCCCGCCTTCGCCGCCGCCGCCGCGAAGCTGAAGACGGAACTCACGCTGCCGGAAATCGCCCAGACGGTGATCGTGACCCGCACCGGCATGAAGGCCTCGGCGATGCCGGAGGGCGAGCAACTGGAAATCCTCGGCCGCTCCGGCGCGACGCTCGCCATCCATCTCTCGATCCGCAACCTCGTCTATATCCGCGAGGCGCTGGAACCTTATTACGGTGCGGATTGCCCGGTCGTCATCGCGTACCGCGCCACGTGGCCCGACGAGCTCTATATCCGCACTACGCTTGCCGGGATGAAGGATGCAGTGCGCGAGGCAAAGATCACCCGGACGGCGCTCGTCATGGTCGGCAAGGTGTTCGGCGATGTCGAGTTCCGAGATTCGGCGCTCTATGACGCCGATTACGCCCATGTGCTGCGCAATCGCGGCAAGAAGCAGCGGGCGACTTCATGA
- a CDS encoding cobalt-precorrin-6A reductase: MPETILILGGTREAAELAARLAASGKARIVTSLAGRTREPKPLAGETRVGGFGGAEGLAAYIKDNAVDLVIDATHPFAGTISANAGKAADFCAIPLISLARPAWQPVDGDRWKRVATIADAVTAIPTDATVLLALGRQHIAPFAGRSDVTFVIRMIDEPESDLPFERAVLVLGKPDLDVDAEEAMLAGRGIDMIVCRNSGGRGAYAKIEAARRLGLPVLMIDRPPNLVGLHSYASVEALLGAELLRRLADPS, encoded by the coding sequence GTGCCTGAAACGATCCTGATCCTCGGCGGGACGCGCGAAGCGGCCGAGCTCGCGGCGAGGCTCGCGGCCTCCGGCAAGGCCCGCATCGTCACCTCGCTTGCCGGCCGGACGCGCGAACCGAAACCGCTTGCCGGCGAAACCCGGGTCGGCGGCTTCGGCGGCGCGGAAGGTCTCGCGGCATATATCAAGGACAATGCGGTCGACCTCGTGATCGACGCGACCCATCCCTTCGCCGGCACGATCTCTGCCAATGCAGGGAAAGCCGCGGATTTCTGCGCCATCCCGCTTATCAGCCTTGCACGCCCCGCCTGGCAGCCTGTCGACGGCGATCGCTGGAAGCGCGTCGCGACCATCGCAGATGCCGTTACCGCCATCCCGACGGATGCAACGGTGCTTCTTGCACTCGGCCGCCAGCACATCGCGCCCTTTGCCGGCCGCTCCGACGTGACCTTCGTCATCCGCATGATCGACGAACCGGAAAGCGACCTGCCCTTTGAGCGCGCCGTGCTTGTGCTCGGCAAGCCCGATCTCGACGTTGACGCCGAGGAGGCGATGCTGGCTGGGCGTGGCATCGACATGATCGTCTGCCGCAACTCCGGAGGCCGGGGCGCATATGCCAAGATCGAAGCCGCCCGTCGGCTCGGCCTCCCGGTGCTCATGATCGACCGTCCGCCGAACCTGGTTGGCCTGCACAGCTACGCGTCCGTCGAGGCGCTGCTCGGAGCGGAACTTTTGCGCAGGCTTGCCGACCCTTCATGA
- the cobI gene encoding precorrin-2 C(20)-methyltransferase, whose translation MSGTLYGLGVGPGDPELLTLKAHRILTAAPIVAYPAPDSGESFARSIVAGFLKPEQREIPIVVPMRVERFPARTVYDKAAAEIGAALVAGDDVAVLCEGDPFFYGSFMYLFERLAGAHRTEIVPGVSSMVAAAAAAGRPLAARNDVLTVLPAPLDDAALQARIEAADALAIIKIGRHFNRIRQLLQTLNLEAASLYLERVTLTSERVLPLGAVTEDAAPYFSMILVYKGAEHWIADLTGSNR comes from the coding sequence ATGAGCGGCACGCTCTACGGGCTGGGTGTCGGTCCCGGCGACCCGGAACTCCTCACACTGAAGGCGCATCGCATCCTCACAGCGGCGCCCATCGTCGCCTATCCTGCGCCCGATAGCGGTGAAAGCTTCGCACGCTCGATCGTCGCAGGGTTTCTGAAACCTGAGCAGCGCGAAATCCCGATTGTCGTGCCGATGCGCGTCGAGCGCTTCCCGGCCCGCACGGTCTACGACAAGGCAGCCGCGGAGATCGGCGCCGCGCTTGTTGCGGGAGACGACGTCGCGGTGCTGTGCGAAGGCGATCCGTTCTTCTACGGCTCCTTCATGTATCTTTTCGAGCGGCTCGCCGGCGCGCATCGGACCGAGATCGTGCCCGGCGTATCTTCCATGGTCGCCGCTGCCGCCGCTGCCGGGCGGCCGCTTGCCGCGCGCAACGACGTGCTGACGGTGCTGCCGGCGCCGCTCGACGATGCCGCGCTTCAGGCACGGATCGAGGCCGCGGACGCACTTGCGATCATCAAGATCGGCCGCCATTTCAACCGGATCAGGCAATTGCTTCAGACATTGAATCTGGAGGCCGCAAGCCTCTATCTCGAACGCGTCACGCTCACATCCGAGCGCGTCTTGCCACTCGGCGCAGTCACCGAAGATGCAGCGCCCTATTTCTCGATGATCCTCGTCTACAAGGGTGCCGAGCATTGGATCGCCGATCTCACGGGGTCGAACCGATGA
- the cbiE gene encoding precorrin-6y C5,15-methyltransferase (decarboxylating) subunit CbiE, which translates to MSSADGKPTDRTAPWLTIVGSGEEGVAGLSPRALAAIAEAETLLGARRVLDGLPGANLAGKIVLDWSEGFEATLAAILARRGMPFVILATGDPMHFGIGSTLARHITPAEMEIIGAPSAFSLAATRLGWPLQDVSCISLHGRPVARLAAHLADGQRILALTSHGQTVHEAAAILARAGYGASRLTVLEHLGGPKERIVDLEAREAGGQLFADFNTLAITCIADASVLIDGPMSGLPDDAFEHDGQLTKREIRAAVLAHLRPGGSRLLWDIGAGCGSIAVEWLRAAPLAQAIAIEPVERRLAMIRANAETLGVPHLAVVEGRAPSGLAGLARPDAVFIGGGISAEGTFETAWAALRGNGRLVASAVTLESEARLLDLHARFGGNLVRMAVSRAEPVGRFMGWKPLMPVTLWSVTKPADGSGGRQP; encoded by the coding sequence ATGAGCTCAGCGGATGGCAAGCCAACCGATAGAACCGCGCCTTGGTTGACGATCGTCGGGAGCGGGGAAGAGGGCGTCGCCGGACTGTCGCCGCGCGCCTTGGCGGCGATTGCCGAAGCTGAGACTCTTCTCGGTGCGCGGCGCGTGCTCGACGGGTTGCCAGGCGCCAACCTTGCCGGCAAAATTGTTCTCGACTGGAGCGAGGGGTTCGAAGCGACGCTGGCCGCAATCCTCGCGCGGCGCGGCATGCCCTTCGTCATCCTTGCAACGGGCGATCCGATGCATTTCGGCATCGGCTCGACGCTTGCCCGCCACATTACGCCTGCCGAGATGGAGATCATCGGCGCACCCTCGGCCTTTTCGCTTGCGGCGACCCGGCTTGGCTGGCCGCTTCAGGACGTCTCCTGTATTTCGCTGCACGGACGACCCGTCGCTCGCCTTGCCGCGCATCTTGCCGACGGGCAGCGAATTCTGGCGCTGACCTCCCATGGCCAGACGGTGCATGAGGCAGCGGCGATACTCGCACGCGCCGGCTATGGTGCGTCACGGCTGACGGTGTTGGAGCATCTCGGCGGACCGAAAGAGCGGATCGTCGATCTCGAAGCGAGGGAGGCGGGAGGTCAACTGTTCGCGGACTTCAACACGCTGGCGATCACCTGCATCGCCGATGCCAGCGTGCTGATCGACGGACCGATGTCGGGACTTCCCGACGATGCCTTCGAGCACGACGGCCAGTTGACCAAGCGCGAGATCCGCGCGGCTGTGCTGGCGCATCTGCGTCCCGGCGGCAGTCGTTTGCTCTGGGATATCGGTGCAGGCTGCGGGTCGATCGCCGTCGAGTGGTTGCGGGCTGCGCCGCTCGCCCAGGCGATCGCGATCGAGCCGGTCGAGCGAAGGCTCGCCATGATCCGCGCCAATGCCGAGACGCTCGGCGTGCCGCATCTGGCGGTCGTCGAAGGCCGTGCACCTTCGGGGCTCGCAGGGCTCGCCCGGCCCGACGCCGTCTTCATCGGCGGGGGAATTTCAGCAGAAGGGACGTTCGAGACGGCGTGGGCGGCGCTTCGTGGTAATGGCCGCCTCGTGGCGAGCGCCGTGACGCTGGAAAGCGAGGCGCGACTTCTCGATCTACACGCCCGCTTCGGCGGAAACCTCGTGCGCATGGCCGTCTCGCGGGCCGAGCCCGTCGGCCGCTTCATGGGTTGGAAGCCGCTGATGCCGGTGACGCTCTGGTCGGTGACGAAGCCAGCGGATGGTTCAGGGGGAAGGCAACCATGA
- the cobD gene encoding threonine-phosphate decarboxylase CobD, with amino-acid sequence MSALPRHGGGLAAACRLFGGQPRDWLDLSTGINPLAARFTGPGEDIWQRLPDADLTASARAAAALHYGVPDDHPQPLPVPGTQAAIQTLPRLLVGGRRVVIAAPTYNEYARVFRAAGCQVDELPADDALGADADAIIVVNPNNPDGRLLSRADILAAADRLAARGGTLVVDEAFADCDPRESVAGDAGAHQSLIVLRSFGKFFGLAGLRLGFVIAQEARLSAIEAMMGPWPVSGPALAVAAEIMADRGQIEAMRQAIGERNRETRNVLEQAGLHVVGDGGLFLLVQHPAAADIYDHLCRDHVLVRAFDYRRDWLRFGLTKDASEAERLADVLSKCPAMSKS; translated from the coding sequence ATGAGCGCATTGCCGCGCCATGGTGGCGGGCTTGCCGCCGCCTGCCGGCTGTTCGGCGGCCAGCCGCGCGACTGGCTGGATCTTTCAACCGGCATCAACCCGCTCGCGGCGAGATTCACTGGGCCGGGCGAAGATATCTGGCAGCGCCTTCCTGATGCCGATCTGACCGCATCCGCGCGCGCCGCCGCTGCCCTGCATTACGGTGTGCCGGACGACCATCCGCAGCCCTTGCCGGTGCCCGGAACTCAAGCCGCGATCCAGACGCTTCCGCGGCTTCTGGTCGGTGGCCGGCGTGTCGTCATCGCCGCGCCGACTTACAACGAATATGCCCGCGTGTTCCGCGCCGCCGGCTGCCAGGTGGATGAACTGCCGGCCGATGATGCGCTCGGAGCGGACGCGGATGCGATCATCGTCGTCAATCCCAACAACCCGGATGGGCGGCTTCTGTCGCGGGCGGATATTCTTGCCGCTGCCGACCGGCTGGCCGCGCGGGGTGGCACGCTGGTCGTCGACGAGGCTTTCGCCGATTGCGATCCGCGCGAGAGCGTGGCGGGCGATGCCGGGGCGCATCAGTCCCTGATCGTGCTTCGTTCCTTCGGCAAATTCTTCGGCCTTGCCGGCCTCCGCCTCGGCTTCGTCATTGCGCAGGAGGCCCGCCTGTCGGCGATAGAGGCGATGATGGGGCCTTGGCCCGTATCGGGCCCGGCGCTGGCGGTCGCTGCCGAGATCATGGCGGATCGCGGCCAGATCGAAGCGATGCGACAGGCGATCGGCGAGCGGAATCGAGAGACACGAAATGTTCTCGAGCAGGCTGGCCTTCATGTCGTCGGCGATGGCGGGTTATTCCTGCTCGTTCAGCATCCTGCAGCAGCGGACATCTACGATCACCTATGCCGTGATCATGTCCTCGTTCGCGCCTTCGACTATCGGCGTGACTGGTTGCGTTTCGGCCTGACGAAGGATGCCTCCGAGGCTGAGCGTCTTGCCGATGTGCTATCGAAATGTCCTGCAATGTCGAAATCCTGA
- the cbiB gene encoding adenosylcobinamide-phosphate synthase CbiB: MIVDPERQLLILTAALLLDRIVGDPDWLWRRLPHPVVILGKAIGSADKRFNRDGASPASRRFAGRLVIGTLLVASAVTGVVLALLFAHASVVGVLLEMIVVAVLLAQKSLSDHVQAVAIGYRTDGLEGARFAVSMIVGRDPATLDEKGVARAAIESLAENFSDGTVAPAFWYALLGLPGIFAYKMLNTADSMIGHRSVRHIDFGRASAIADDWANWPAARLSAVLIAAGAFVQAGLSAARRALKVALMDHGLHRSPNAGWPESAMAGALDIALAGPRTYGGERVAEPMLNAAGRTCTMPDIDRAIRVYGSACSALLVLTVLLALTVRA; this comes from the coding sequence ATGATCGTCGATCCCGAACGGCAATTGCTCATCCTCACTGCTGCGCTGCTTCTCGATCGCATCGTCGGCGACCCCGACTGGCTGTGGCGGCGCCTGCCGCATCCGGTCGTGATCTTGGGCAAGGCGATCGGTTCTGCCGACAAACGCTTCAACCGAGACGGCGCGAGCCCGGCTTCACGCCGTTTTGCGGGCCGGCTCGTGATCGGGACGCTTCTGGTGGCATCGGCGGTCACCGGCGTTGTTCTGGCGCTGCTGTTCGCGCATGCCAGCGTCGTCGGCGTGCTGCTCGAAATGATCGTCGTCGCTGTGCTTCTCGCGCAAAAGAGCCTGTCGGATCATGTCCAGGCGGTGGCCATCGGCTACCGCACCGACGGTCTCGAAGGCGCGCGTTTCGCGGTTTCTATGATCGTCGGGCGTGATCCGGCGACGCTCGATGAGAAGGGCGTTGCCCGTGCGGCCATCGAAAGTCTTGCCGAAAATTTCTCCGATGGCACTGTTGCGCCGGCCTTCTGGTATGCGCTGCTCGGCCTGCCGGGGATATTCGCCTACAAGATGCTGAACACGGCCGACAGCATGATCGGTCATCGCTCCGTCCGCCACATCGATTTCGGCCGCGCCTCCGCAATAGCCGACGATTGGGCGAACTGGCCGGCAGCGCGGCTGTCGGCTGTGTTGATCGCCGCCGGCGCCTTCGTCCAGGCGGGCCTGAGCGCGGCGCGGCGTGCGCTGAAGGTCGCCTTGATGGATCACGGGCTGCATCGCTCGCCCAATGCCGGCTGGCCGGAATCGGCGATGGCGGGTGCGCTCGATATTGCGCTTGCCGGGCCGCGGACCTATGGCGGCGAGCGCGTGGCCGAGCCGATGCTCAACGCAGCCGGGCGAACCTGCACAATGCCCGATATCGATCGTGCGATCCGCGTCTATGGCTCAGCGTGCTCGGCTTTGCTCGTTCTGACGGTGCTGCTGGCGCTTACAGTTCGTGCTTGA
- a CDS encoding cobalt-precorrin-5B (C(1))-methyltransferase → MVDDATARGKRSKPAGDGGAAPLRRGWTTGACATAATKAALTALVTGNFPDPVTIRLPKGEEPAFPLAVETLADGVASAGIVKDAGDDPDVTHGATVIASVRFLHQGVGIVFRAGSGVGMVTKAGLPVPVGEAAINPVPRAMMRAEIEAICTEHGRSPDVEVTISIPGGEALAEKTWNPRLGIVGGLSILGTTGIVHPFSCSAWIHSIHRGVDVARAEGLTHVIAATGSTSEAAAQAIYGLSEIALIDMGDFAGGLLKYLRVHPIERLTIAGGFAKLTKLAQGALDLHSARSQVDMAFLADLAETVDAELRERILNANTALEVLETTRLSGIDLAPLIAARALETAIATLRGAAVNVEIIVTDRRGDILARSA, encoded by the coding sequence ATGGTCGACGACGCTACAGCCCGCGGCAAAAGAAGCAAGCCAGCCGGCGACGGCGGCGCGGCTCCTTTGCGACGTGGCTGGACGACGGGTGCCTGCGCCACCGCCGCGACCAAGGCGGCGCTGACCGCGCTCGTCACCGGCAACTTTCCAGATCCCGTGACGATCCGCCTTCCAAAAGGTGAAGAACCCGCCTTCCCGCTTGCTGTCGAGACGCTTGCCGACGGCGTCGCTTCGGCCGGCATCGTCAAGGATGCAGGCGACGATCCTGACGTTACCCATGGCGCGACGGTGATCGCGTCTGTCCGCTTCCTGCATCAAGGCGTGGGCATCGTCTTCCGCGCCGGTTCGGGCGTCGGCATGGTGACGAAGGCCGGGCTCCCCGTGCCAGTCGGCGAAGCCGCGATCAACCCGGTCCCCCGCGCCATGATGCGGGCGGAAATCGAAGCGATTTGCACTGAACATGGACGTTCGCCGGATGTGGAAGTCACGATTTCCATACCCGGTGGCGAGGCGCTCGCCGAAAAGACCTGGAACCCGCGGCTTGGTATCGTCGGCGGGCTTTCGATCCTCGGCACGACGGGCATCGTGCACCCCTTTTCCTGTTCCGCCTGGATCCACTCCATCCATCGTGGCGTCGATGTCGCACGCGCCGAAGGACTGACCCATGTGATCGCCGCGACAGGCTCGACCTCGGAAGCCGCGGCCCAGGCGATCTATGGGCTTTCCGAAATCGCGCTGATCGACATGGGCGATTTTGCGGGCGGCCTGCTCAAATATCTGCGCGTGCACCCGATCGAGCGGCTGACGATCGCAGGCGGTTTCGCCAAGCTGACGAAGCTCGCGCAAGGAGCGCTCGACCTGCATTCCGCGCGCAGCCAGGTCGACATGGCGTTCCTCGCCGATCTCGCGGAGACCGTGGACGCCGAACTTCGCGAGCGGATTCTCAATGCTAATACGGCACTCGAAGTGCTTGAGACGACGCGCCTTTCGGGCATCGATCTCGCACCGCTGATTGCGGCGCGTGCCCTTGAGACGGCCATCGCGACCTTGCGGGGCGCGGCGGTGAACGTGGAAATCATCGTCACCGATCGCCGGGGAGACATTCTTGCCCGCAGTGCCTGA
- the cobJ gene encoding precorrin-3B C(17)-methyltransferase: MKPAIVILSTHAVPLASKIAAAIGGDIHGLARRVDVSDVPFEDTGAHLASLYQQGRPIVALMATGAIIRLLAPQLADKHAEPPVVAVSEDGASVVPLLGGHHGANDLARAIAAALSAHAAITTAGDLRFGVALDDPPRGYRLANPQAARAVMADLVAGASVRLEGQADWLQESRLPIDAGGDITLRVTHTARKPGPRELVYHPATLVLGMGCERGASAAEAIALAEDALSSAGLAPESLAAVASLDLKADETAIHAVAAHFGVPARFFDATTLEAEVERLENPSDIVFAEVGCHGVAEGAALAAVGPEGAFIVPKRKTRAVTAAIARATAPLDSETIGRARGTLFIVGIGPGSDAWRSPEVSGMVERSSDLVGYGLYIDLLGRLADGKMRHDFDLGAEELRVRHAMELAGTGRTVSLVCSGDAGIYAMATLAFELLDKAGGEAGLTDAARRIEIVVSPGISALQAAAARVGAPLGHDFCTISLSDLLTPWADIQRRVTAAAEGDFVIAFYNPVSKRRRTQLAYARDVLLQHRPADTPVVLATNLGREGEIVRIVPLAELQVDDVDMLTVVIVGSSETRTVKTGEGRTWVYTPRGYAGKAGTAMGTAS; encoded by the coding sequence ATGAAGCCCGCGATCGTCATCCTGTCGACCCATGCGGTGCCGCTGGCGTCCAAGATCGCCGCCGCGATCGGCGGCGATATCCACGGGCTTGCACGCCGGGTGGACGTCAGTGACGTGCCGTTCGAGGACACGGGCGCTCATCTGGCCTCGCTTTATCAGCAAGGCCGCCCGATCGTCGCATTGATGGCGACCGGTGCGATCATCCGGCTTCTGGCGCCGCAACTTGCCGACAAGCATGCCGAGCCGCCGGTCGTTGCCGTCTCCGAGGATGGCGCAAGCGTCGTGCCGCTTCTTGGCGGGCACCATGGCGCCAACGATCTCGCCCGGGCCATCGCGGCTGCACTCTCCGCCCACGCGGCGATCACGACGGCGGGGGATCTGCGCTTCGGCGTGGCGCTCGACGATCCGCCCAGGGGCTACCGGCTGGCCAATCCCCAGGCCGCGCGCGCCGTGATGGCCGATCTCGTTGCCGGCGCCTCCGTCCGCCTCGAAGGGCAGGCCGACTGGTTGCAGGAGAGCCGATTGCCCATCGACGCCGGTGGCGACATTACCCTGAGAGTGACGCACACCGCCCGGAAGCCGGGGCCGCGGGAACTCGTCTATCATCCCGCGACGCTCGTGCTTGGCATGGGCTGCGAGCGCGGTGCTTCTGCGGCCGAAGCCATCGCACTTGCCGAGGACGCATTGTCATCCGCCGGGCTCGCTCCGGAAAGCCTCGCGGCTGTGGCGTCGCTTGATCTCAAGGCGGATGAGACCGCCATCCATGCCGTCGCCGCGCATTTTGGCGTGCCCGCGCGTTTCTTCGATGCGACGACGCTAGAAGCTGAAGTCGAGCGGCTGGAAAACCCGTCCGACATCGTATTTGCGGAAGTCGGATGCCACGGCGTGGCCGAAGGTGCGGCGCTTGCAGCCGTGGGTCCGGAAGGCGCGTTCATCGTCCCGAAGCGCAAGACTCGGGCAGTTACGGCGGCCATTGCGCGGGCAACCGCGCCTTTGGACTCCGAAACCATCGGGCGGGCGCGCGGCACGCTCTTTATCGTCGGCATCGGGCCGGGCAGTGACGCCTGGCGCTCGCCGGAAGTGAGCGGCATGGTGGAGCGGTCGAGCGATCTCGTCGGCTACGGCCTCTATATCGACCTGCTCGGGCGCCTGGCGGACGGCAAGATGCGGCATGATTTTGATCTGGGTGCCGAGGAGCTGCGTGTGCGCCACGCCATGGAGCTTGCGGGCACCGGGCGGACCGTCTCGCTCGTCTGTTCGGGCGATGCCGGTATCTATGCCATGGCGACGCTTGCCTTCGAGCTTCTGGACAAGGCCGGCGGGGAGGCGGGGCTGACGGATGCGGCGCGGCGGATCGAGATCGTCGTCTCGCCGGGTATTTCGGCTCTGCAAGCAGCTGCTGCGCGTGTGGGCGCGCCGCTCGGGCATGATTTCTGCACCATTTCGCTGTCCGATCTGCTGACGCCCTGGGCGGATATCCAGCGGCGCGTCACGGCGGCGGCGGAGGGTGATTTCGTGATCGCCTTCTACAATCCCGTCTCGAAGCGTCGGCGCACGCAGCTCGCGTATGCCCGCGATGTGCTGCTTCAACATCGGCCGGCAGATACGCCCGTGGTGCTCGCCACCAATCTCGGGCGCGAGGGCGAAATCGTTAGGATCGTGCCGCTCGCAGAGCTTCAGGTCGACGATGTGGACATGCTGACGGTGGTGATCGTCGGCTCGTCCGAAACTCGAACGGTCAAGACGGGCGAAGGGCGCACATGGGTCTATACGCCTCGCGGCTATGCCGGGAAGGCGGGAACAGCGATGGGAACAGCGTCATGA